A region of Camelus dromedarius isolate mCamDro1 unplaced genomic scaffold, mCamDro1.pat HAP1_SCAFFOLD_72, whole genome shotgun sequence DNA encodes the following proteins:
- the LOC135320795 gene encoding ribonuclease inhibitor-like yields the protein MNLDIQCEELSDSRWTELLPLIQQYEVVRLDDCGLTEVRCKDISSALRVNSSLTELSLGTNELGDGGVHLVLQGLQSPTCKIQKLSLQNCSLTEAGCGALPGLLRSLPTLQELHLSNNPLGDAGLQLLCEGLLDPKCQLEKLQLEYCNLTAASCEPLAAVLRATQKLKELVLSNNDIGEAGIRTLCRGLADSACQLETLKLENCGLTAANCKDLCGILAAQASLRELDLGSNALSDAGVTDLCPGLLSPGSQLRTLWLWECEVTTSGCRDLCRVLRAKETLKELSLAGNHLGDEGAQLLCESLLQPSCQLEMLWVKSCSLTAACCPHFGTVLARNKRLLELQLSSNKLGDAGVQELCRGLRQPGCVLRALWLGDCDVSNSGCGGLAALLLANQSLRELDLSNNCMGDPGVLQLLGSLEQPGCALEQLVLYDIYWTEEVEDRLRALERSKPSLRVIS from the exons GCTGGACGACTGTGGCCTCACGGAGGTGCGGTGCAAGGACATCAGTTCCGCCCTCCGGGTCAACTCCTCCCTGACCGAGCTCAGCCTCGGCACCAATGAGCTGGGTGATGGCGGCGTGCACTTGGTGCTCCAGGGGCTGCAGAGCCCCACCTGCAAGATCCAGAAGCTCAG cctccagaactgctcCCTGACGGAGGCCGGCTGCGGGGCCCTGCCCGGCCTGCTGcgctccctgcccaccctgcagGAGCTGCACCTCAGCAACAACCCGCTGGGGGACGCCGGCCTGCAGCTGCTCTGCGAGGGGCTCCTGGACCCCAAGTGCCAACTGGAGAAGCTGCA GCTGGAGTACTGCAACCTGACTGCTGCCAGCTGCGAGCCCCTGGCTGCCGTGCTCAGGGCCACGCAGAAGCTGAAGGAGCTGGTGCTGAGCAACAATGACATCGGCGAGGCGGGCATCCGGACGCTGTGCCGGGGCCTGGCGGACTCTGCCTGCCAGCTGGAGACGCTCAA GCTGGAGAACTGTGGCCTCACGGCGGCCAACTGTAAGGACCTGTGTGGCATCCTGGCTGCCCAGGCCTCGCTGAGAGAGCTGGACTTAGGCAGCAACGCGCTGAGTGACGCGGGCGTCACGGACCTGTGTCCCGGGCTGCTGAGCCCCGGCTCCCAGCTCAGGACCCTGTG gCTCTGGGAATGTGAGGTCACCACCAGCGGCTGCAGAGACCTGTGCCGCGTCCTCAGGGCCAAGGAGACCCTGAAGGAGCTCAGTCTGGCGGGCAACCACCTGGGTGACGAGGGCGCCCAACTGCTGTGTGAGAGCCTGCTGCAGCCCAGCTGCCAGCTGGAGATGCTGTG GGTGAAGTCCTGCAGCCTCACGGCCGCCTGCTGCCCCCACTTCGGCACCGTGCTGGCCCGGAACAAGCGTCTCCTGGAGCTGCAGCTGAGCAGCAACAAGCTGGGTGACGCGGGCGTCCAGGAGCTCTGCCGGGGCCTGCGCCAGCCCGGCTGCGTGCTGCGCGCGCTCTG GCTGGGGGACTGCGACGTGTCTAACAGCGGCTGTGGCGGGCTCGCGGCGCTCCTGCTGGCTAACCAGAGCCTGCGCGAGCTGGACCTGAGCAACAACTGCATGGGCGACCCTGGCGTCCTGCAGCTGCTGGGCAGCCTGGAGCAGCCCGGCTGTGCCCTGGAGCAGCTGGT CCTCTACGACATCTACTGGACGGAAGAGGTGGAGGACCGCCTGAGGGCCCTGGAGAGGAGCAAGCCCAGCCTGAGGGTCATCTCCTGA